The window AAAATACGCCGGTCTGGGCATTTCACGGCGGTAAAGACAATTCTGTAAAATGCGAGGAAAGCGTTAAAATGGTTGACGCGGCGAAAAAATGCGGCGGTGACGCGCGCCTTACAATTTATCCCGAAAACGGTCACGACGCTTGGAGCGATACATACAAAAATTACGAAGTTTTTGAGTGGCTTTTGTCTCACGAAAAAAGAGGCGCATCAGATTATGCCGACGGCTATTCGGACAGCAAAAAATTCGGATGATTAAGGAGATTAACGTGAAAGTTTCTTTCACGTTAGCCTCCGGCAGGATTAAATGCCCGTGCGAAAATTTCCTCGCTTTGCTCGGAAAACGCACATGGGCGTAATAATCTCTTATCATTTCTTGCCCTGCGATGGGAGATTTTCATTACTATTTGTGTCAACGCAGGGCGGCGGAATGGAGATTATTATGATTACAAAAAGAAATTTCGGAAAGACTGACGGTAAAGACGTTTTTGCGTACCGTCTTACAAACAAAAGCGGTGATTTATCTGCCGAGATAATAACCTACGGCGGAATTGTGCGCACGCTTGAATACAAGAGCACCGACGTTGTTCTCGGCAGGGACAGCATCGAAGAATATCTCGACAACAAGGGTTGTTACGGCGCGCTTATCGGCAGAAATTCAAACAGAATTTTCGGCGGTGAATTTAGTCTTAACGGCAAAAAATACACGCTTGCAAAAAACGACCACGGAGTTTGCAATCTTCACGGCGGTGACAAAGGATACAACAAGCGTGTGTGGGACGCAAGGGAAATTGACGGTTGCGAGCCGAGTCTTGAACTTATGCTGTTCGACCCCGACGGCTGTGAGGGTTTCCCGGGAAATGTAAATGTTAAGGTGACATATACCGTGACAAATGACAACGCGCTCAAAATTCACTACGAGGCGGAGTCGGATGCGGACACGGTAATCAATCTTACAAACCATTCGTATTTTAACCTCAACGGTCACGCGAGCGGAAGTGCGAAAAATCATACGCTTCAGATTTCGGCACCGTTCTTCACACCAAACACAAAGGACTGCTATCCGTACGGCGAAATTCTTTCGGTTGAAAATACGCCGTTTGATTTCAGAAACGGAAAAGTGCTCAAAGACGGTCTTGATGCGGATTTTGAACAGGTTAAAATGTTTAACGGATTTGACCACAACTTTGTTCTTGACGGCACGGGTTACAGAAAATATGCTGTTGCAAAGGGCGATATAAGCGGTATAACAATGGAATGTTACACTGACCTTCCCGGCGTTCAGCTATACACCGGCAACGGAATTGAAAAGGATAGAGTTTGCAAGGACGGCGCGGTTTATGATACGCATTACGGTTTTTGCCTTGAAACGCAGAAATTTCCCAATGCGGCAAATATTCCGTATTTTCCGAGCGTGTTTGTTAGAAAAGGCG of the Qingrenia yutianensis genome contains:
- a CDS encoding aldose epimerase family protein translates to MITKRNFGKTDGKDVFAYRLTNKSGDLSAEIITYGGIVRTLEYKSTDVVLGRDSIEEYLDNKGCYGALIGRNSNRIFGGEFSLNGKKYTLAKNDHGVCNLHGGDKGYNKRVWDAREIDGCEPSLELMLFDPDGCEGFPGNVNVKVTYTVTNDNALKIHYEAESDADTVINLTNHSYFNLNGHASGSAKNHTLQISAPFFTPNTKDCYPYGEILSVENTPFDFRNGKVLKDGLDADFEQVKMFNGFDHNFVLDGTGYRKYAVAKGDISGITMECYTDLPGVQLYTGNGIEKDRVCKDGAVYDTHYGFCLETQKFPNAANIPYFPSVFVRKGEKYDTVSAYKFI